Proteins encoded in a region of the Metamycoplasma alkalescens genome:
- a CDS encoding DNA topoisomerase subunit B, protein MLDQKKYVASDIQVLEGLDPVRVRPGMYIGSTGYKGIHHLIWEILDNSVDEAMAGFATEINITLHPNNFIEIEDNGRGMPVDIHPSTNKSAVETILTVLHAGGKFDSSNYKVSGGLHGVGASVVNALSESFEVWVKRNGKLHYQKYEHGGKPLEDLKVIDEISLNETGTRIKFQPDYTVMDKVDFDFGTISDHVKQVAYLNKGLKFNLIDLVKDIKKSFCFDGGIIDYVKELNKGKKTINPDVIYALGNFSDTEKSKDEQADSQKKSKKVDIMVEVALQYNEAYQSTVISYANNIQTTDGGTHENGFYDAIVRIFNKYAEDNKLFKGNEKISKEDSKEGLVAVISIKHSDPVFDGQTKTKFGSANARYATNKVLSESLERYLFENPVVAKNIINKCLQSQRARLAANAAKEASRKKDGMEFSGLPGKLADCSSKNAEIRELFIVEGNSAGGSAKGGRNRANQAILPLRGKVINAEKNDRVKFLSNQEIQTIIHALGTGIGDDFNINKLKYHKIIIMTDADVDGAHISTLLLTFFYRYLKPLIEYGFVYIAMPPLYKISSGKKVDYAYNDAQKEEILAKIEDNKNISIQRYKGLGEMDAEQLWETTMNPETRKMLQVQINDMAICDSVFTTLMGEEVEARHDFIEENAKYVLNIDF, encoded by the coding sequence ATGCTAGATCAAAAGAAGTATGTTGCAAGTGATATTCAAGTCTTAGAAGGTTTGGATCCTGTTAGAGTAAGACCTGGAATGTACATTGGTTCAACAGGATACAAAGGTATTCATCATTTGATTTGAGAAATCCTTGACAATTCAGTTGATGAGGCAATGGCTGGATTTGCAACAGAAATCAATATAACCTTGCATCCCAATAATTTTATTGAGATTGAAGATAATGGTAGAGGTATGCCTGTTGATATTCATCCCTCAACAAATAAGTCCGCTGTAGAAACAATTTTAACAGTCTTGCATGCAGGTGGAAAATTTGATTCAAGCAATTATAAAGTAAGTGGTGGATTACATGGTGTTGGTGCCTCAGTTGTTAATGCTTTGAGTGAATCTTTTGAAGTTTGGGTTAAAAGAAATGGCAAATTGCATTACCAAAAATATGAGCATGGTGGTAAACCACTTGAAGATTTAAAAGTTATTGATGAAATTAGTTTAAATGAAACTGGAACAAGAATTAAATTTCAACCTGATTATACTGTAATGGACAAAGTTGATTTTGATTTTGGCACAATTAGCGATCATGTTAAACAAGTAGCATATTTAAACAAGGGTCTAAAATTTAATTTAATTGATTTAGTTAAAGATATTAAAAAAAGTTTTTGTTTTGATGGTGGAATTATTGATTATGTCAAGGAATTAAATAAAGGTAAAAAAACAATAAATCCTGATGTTATATATGCCTTAGGAAACTTTAGTGACACTGAAAAATCAAAAGATGAACAAGCTGATTCACAAAAGAAATCAAAAAAAGTTGACATTATGGTTGAAGTTGCATTGCAATACAATGAGGCATATCAATCAACAGTTATTTCTTATGCAAATAATATCCAAACAACGGATGGTGGAACACATGAAAATGGTTTCTATGATGCGATTGTAAGAATTTTTAATAAATATGCTGAAGATAATAAACTATTTAAGGGAAATGAAAAAATTAGTAAAGAAGATTCAAAAGAAGGACTAGTTGCTGTTATTTCAATAAAACATAGTGATCCTGTGTTTGATGGACAAACAAAAACTAAATTTGGTTCAGCAAACGCACGTTATGCAACAAATAAGGTTTTATCTGAATCACTTGAAAGATATTTATTCGAAAATCCTGTCGTTGCTAAAAATATTATTAACAAATGTTTACAATCACAAAGAGCAAGACTTGCAGCTAATGCCGCAAAAGAAGCTTCAAGAAAAAAAGATGGTATGGAATTTAGTGGTTTGCCTGGGAAACTAGCAGATTGCTCTTCAAAAAATGCTGAAATAAGAGAATTATTTATTGTCGAGGGTAATTCTGCTGGTGGTTCTGCTAAAGGTGGCAGAAACCGTGCAAATCAAGCAATATTACCACTTAGAGGAAAAGTAATCAATGCTGAAAAAAATGATAGAGTGAAATTTTTATCAAATCAAGAAATTCAAACAATTATTCATGCATTAGGAACTGGAATTGGTGATGATTTTAATATTAATAAACTAAAATATCACAAGATAATTATCATGACTGATGCTGATGTTGATGGTGCTCATATTTCAACACTTTTACTAACATTCTTCTATCGTTATTTGAAACCTTTAATTGAATATGGGTTTGTTTATATTGCAATGCCACCACTTTATAAAATTTCTTCTGGAAAAAAAGTTGATTATGCCTATAATGATGCACAAAAAGAAGAAATCCTTGCCAAGATTGAAGATAATAAGAATATTTCAATTCAACGTTATAAAGGTCTTGGAGAAATGGATGCAGAACAGTTGTGAGAAACAACAATGAATCCAGAAACAAGAAAGATGCTTCAAGTACAAATCAATGATATGGCAATATGTGATTCAGTGTTTACAACCTTAATGGGTGAAGAGGTTGAAGCAAGACACGATTTTATTGAAGAAAATGCAAAATATGTATTGAATATTGATTTTTAA